The following proteins are encoded in a genomic region of Shinella zoogloeoides:
- a CDS encoding homospermidine synthase, whose amino-acid sequence MADSTYPVHGEITGPIVMIGFGSIGRGTLPLIERHFKYDRNRLIVIEPREDDADAELYARHGVRHIKAHVTKENYKDLLKPLLTEGEGQAFCVNLSVDTGSVDLIKFCRKLDVLYIDTVVEPWLGFYFDKDMKNADRTNYALRETLRKEKEKHPGGTTAVSTCGANPGMVSWFVKQALLNLAKDLEVKFEEPSQDDREGWAKLMKKVGVKGIHIAERDTQRTKNPKPFNTFWNTWSVEGFISEGLQPAELGWGTHEKWIPKNAKKQKKGCKAAIYLEQPGANTRVRSWCPTPGPQYGFLVTHNESISIADFFTVRDKDGDVTYRPTCHYAYHPCNDAVLSLHEMFGNGGHQQPVLHVLDENELVDGVDELGVLLYGHDKNAYWYGSRLSLEETRRIAPYQNATGLQVTSAVLAGMVWALENPKAGIVEADEVDYKRCLEVQMPYLGPVEGHYTDWTPLDGRPGLFPEDLDTKDPWQFRNVLVR is encoded by the coding sequence ATGGCAGACAGCACCTATCCGGTACATGGCGAAATCACCGGCCCGATCGTGATGATCGGTTTCGGCTCCATCGGTCGCGGCACGCTTCCGCTGATCGAGCGCCACTTCAAGTATGACCGGAACCGGCTGATCGTCATCGAGCCGCGCGAAGACGACGCCGACGCCGAGCTCTATGCCCGCCACGGCGTTCGCCACATCAAGGCTCATGTCACCAAGGAAAACTACAAGGATCTCCTGAAGCCGCTCCTCACGGAAGGCGAAGGCCAGGCCTTCTGCGTCAACCTCTCCGTCGATACCGGCTCGGTCGATCTCATCAAGTTCTGCCGCAAGCTCGACGTGCTCTACATCGATACGGTCGTTGAGCCCTGGCTCGGCTTCTATTTCGACAAGGACATGAAGAACGCCGACCGCACGAACTACGCCCTGCGCGAAACCCTGCGCAAGGAAAAGGAAAAGCATCCGGGCGGCACGACCGCCGTTTCGACCTGCGGCGCCAATCCGGGCATGGTTTCCTGGTTCGTCAAGCAGGCGCTGCTGAACCTTGCCAAGGACCTCGAAGTCAAGTTCGAAGAGCCCTCGCAGGACGACCGCGAAGGCTGGGCCAAGCTGATGAAGAAGGTCGGCGTCAAGGGCATTCACATTGCCGAACGCGACACCCAGCGCACCAAGAACCCCAAGCCCTTCAACACCTTCTGGAACACCTGGTCCGTGGAAGGCTTCATCTCGGAAGGCCTGCAGCCGGCCGAACTCGGCTGGGGCACCCATGAGAAGTGGATTCCGAAGAACGCCAAGAAGCAGAAGAAGGGCTGCAAGGCCGCCATCTATCTGGAGCAGCCCGGCGCCAACACGCGCGTGCGCTCCTGGTGCCCGACGCCCGGCCCGCAATATGGCTTCCTCGTCACCCACAACGAATCCATCTCGATCGCCGACTTCTTCACGGTGCGCGACAAGGACGGCGACGTCACCTACCGTCCGACCTGCCACTATGCCTACCATCCCTGCAACGACGCCGTGCTGTCGCTGCACGAGATGTTCGGCAATGGCGGCCACCAGCAGCCGGTGCTGCACGTCCTCGACGAGAATGAGCTGGTCGACGGCGTCGACGAACTCGGCGTGCTGCTCTACGGCCACGACAAGAACGCCTACTGGTACGGCTCGCGCCTGTCGCTGGAAGAGACCCGCCGCATCGCCCCCTACCAGAACGCGACCGGCCTGCAGGTGACCTCCGCCGTGCTCGCCGGCATGGTCTGGGCGCTGGAAAACCCGAAGGCCGGCATCGTCGAGGCCGACGAGGTCGACTACAAGCGCTGCCTCGAAGTGCAGATGCCCTATCTCGGCCCGGTCGAAGGCCACTACACCGACTGGACCCCGCTCGACGGCCGCCCGGGCCTCTTCCCGGAAGATCTCGACACGAAGGATCCGTGGCAGTTCAGGAACGTTCTCGTTCGCTGA
- a CDS encoding SPFH domain-containing protein, which yields MPFAGLDIVVVALVVLVILILFAGIKTVPQGYQYTVERFGRYTRTLQPGLNLIVPFIDRIGSKMNVMEQVLDIPTQEVITRDNASVSADAVAFYQILNPAQAAYQVAHLEHAIINLTMTNIRSVMGSMDLDELLSNRDKINDQLLRVVDEAANPWGVKITRVEIKDIAPPKDLVDAMARQMKAEREKRAQVLEAEGSRNAQILRAEGAKQSAILEAEGLREAAFRDAEARERLAEAEAKATKMVSEAIAAGNVQAINYFVAQKYTEAMAAIGKAPNSKIVLMPMEASSLVGSLGGIGAIAKEVFGDGPAPAAGAQRARQSTPATTGTGSFRNPFDTPQGT from the coding sequence ATGCCGTTTGCCGGACTGGATATCGTCGTCGTCGCCCTCGTGGTCCTGGTCATCCTGATCCTCTTTGCCGGGATCAAGACCGTCCCCCAGGGCTACCAGTACACGGTGGAGCGTTTCGGCCGCTATACGCGCACGCTGCAGCCCGGCCTCAACCTGATCGTCCCCTTCATCGACCGTATCGGCTCGAAGATGAACGTCATGGAACAGGTGCTCGACATTCCGACGCAGGAGGTCATCACCCGCGACAATGCCAGCGTCTCCGCCGATGCCGTCGCCTTCTACCAGATCCTGAACCCGGCCCAGGCGGCCTATCAGGTCGCCCATCTCGAGCACGCCATCATCAATCTGACCATGACCAACATCCGCTCGGTCATGGGCTCGATGGATCTCGACGAGCTGCTCTCCAACCGCGACAAGATCAATGACCAGCTGCTGCGCGTCGTCGACGAGGCGGCCAATCCCTGGGGCGTGAAGATCACCCGCGTCGAGATCAAGGACATCGCCCCGCCGAAGGACCTCGTCGACGCCATGGCGCGCCAGATGAAGGCCGAGCGCGAAAAGCGCGCGCAGGTGCTGGAGGCCGAAGGCTCGCGCAATGCGCAGATCCTGCGCGCCGAAGGCGCCAAGCAGTCCGCCATTCTCGAGGCCGAGGGCCTGCGCGAAGCCGCCTTCCGCGATGCCGAGGCCCGCGAGCGCCTCGCCGAGGCCGAGGCCAAGGCGACGAAGATGGTCTCCGAGGCCATCGCGGCCGGCAACGTGCAGGCGATCAACTACTTCGTCGCACAGAAATACACCGAGGCCATGGCCGCGATCGGCAAGGCGCCCAATTCAAAGATCGTGCTGATGCCGATGGAGGCCTCCTCGCTGGTCGGCTCGCTCGGCGGCATCGGCGCCATCGCAAAGGAAGTGTTCGGCGACGGCCCGGCCCCGGCGGCCGGTGCCCAGCGCGCGCGCCAGTCCACGCCGGCAACCACCGGCACGGGCTCCTTCCGTAATCCGTTCGACACGCCGCAGGGAACGTGA
- a CDS encoding NfeD family protein has translation MIQGIIGELGPWAWWVLGIVLLILEVLLPGVFLVWIGIAAIVTGVLSLALWGEALWSWHVQWLVFAVLSLVSALIGRRIVSRSGEASDQPHLNQRGQSLIGRTATLEQPITEGRGRIRLDDTMWSVQGPDLPVGARVRVTASNGRDLTVEPV, from the coding sequence ATGATCCAGGGCATCATCGGCGAACTCGGGCCCTGGGCCTGGTGGGTGCTGGGGATCGTTCTTCTGATCCTCGAAGTGCTGCTGCCCGGTGTCTTCCTGGTCTGGATCGGCATCGCGGCCATCGTCACCGGCGTCCTCTCCCTCGCCCTGTGGGGCGAGGCCCTCTGGTCCTGGCATGTGCAATGGCTGGTCTTCGCCGTGCTGTCGCTCGTCTCGGCCCTGATCGGCCGGCGCATCGTCAGCAGAAGCGGAGAGGCCAGCGACCAGCCGCATCTCAACCAGCGGGGCCAGAGCCTTATCGGCCGCACGGCGACGCTGGAGCAGCCGATCACCGAGGGCCGCGGCCGCATCCGGCTCGACGATACGATGTGGAGCGTCCAGGGGCCGGATCTGCCGGTCGGCGCACGCGTGCGCGTCACGGCCAGCAACGGCCGCGACCTCACGGTCGAGCCCGTCTGA
- a CDS encoding M3 family oligoendopeptidase, with translation MTRTFLEPRIDFATAEAAAGAELGDLPGWNLTDLYPAPASPEFKADMQKAEADSLAFEAKWKGKLDAATEKTGDEGIGAAVREFEALEDVMGRLISFAGLTYFTNTTEPANGKFYGDVQAKLTDLGAHLLFFSLELNRIEDERIEAALTKDALAAHYRPWIEDLRKDKPYQLDDRTEQLFLEKSMTGAAAWNRLFDETMASLRYTIDGEELPLEIALNQLQSPDGEARRKAAEALAKTFKDNIRTFTLITNTLAKDKEIADRWRGFEDIADSRHLANRVEPEVVAALAEAVREAYPRLSHRYYAMKAKWLGMEQMDYWDRNAPLPETSDATIPWSEARDTVLSAYSAFAPEMAAIARDFFDKGWIDAPVRLGKAPGAFAHPTVPSAHPYVLVNYMGKPRDVMTLAHELGHGVHQVLAGGQGALMASTPLTLAETASVFGEMLTFRSLLDKTKDKRERKAMLAQKVEDMINTVVRQIAFYEFERKVHTARKEGELTSDQIGELWLSVQGESLGPAIRISEGYETYWAYIPHFIHSPFYVYAYAFGDCLVNSLYAVYQQAETGFQAKYFDLLKAGGTKHHTELLKPFGLDASDPSFWSKGLSMIEGLIDELEALDKASS, from the coding sequence ATGACCCGCACTTTCCTTGAACCCCGGATCGATTTCGCGACCGCGGAGGCCGCAGCCGGCGCCGAGCTGGGCGACCTGCCCGGCTGGAACCTTACCGACCTCTACCCCGCGCCGGCCTCGCCCGAATTCAAGGCCGACATGCAGAAGGCCGAGGCGGATTCGCTCGCCTTCGAGGCGAAGTGGAAGGGCAAGCTCGATGCCGCGACGGAAAAGACGGGCGACGAGGGCATCGGCGCGGCCGTGCGCGAATTCGAGGCGTTGGAAGACGTGATGGGCCGCCTGATCTCCTTCGCAGGCCTCACTTATTTCACCAACACGACCGAGCCGGCGAACGGCAAGTTCTACGGCGACGTACAGGCCAAGCTCACCGACCTCGGCGCGCATCTCCTGTTTTTCTCCCTTGAACTCAACAGGATAGAAGACGAGCGCATCGAGGCGGCGCTGACGAAAGACGCCCTTGCCGCGCATTACCGCCCGTGGATCGAGGACCTACGCAAGGACAAGCCCTACCAGCTCGACGACAGGACTGAGCAGCTCTTCCTCGAAAAGTCGATGACCGGCGCTGCCGCCTGGAACCGCCTCTTCGACGAGACCATGGCCTCGCTGCGCTACACGATCGACGGCGAGGAACTGCCGCTGGAAATCGCCCTCAACCAGCTCCAGTCGCCCGACGGCGAGGCGCGCCGCAAGGCTGCCGAAGCGCTGGCCAAAACCTTCAAGGACAATATCCGCACCTTCACGCTGATCACCAACACGCTCGCCAAGGACAAGGAAATCGCCGACCGCTGGCGCGGCTTCGAGGACATCGCCGACAGCCGGCACCTCGCCAACCGCGTCGAGCCTGAGGTCGTCGCCGCCCTCGCGGAAGCCGTGCGCGAAGCGTATCCGCGCCTCTCCCATCGCTATTATGCGATGAAGGCAAAGTGGCTCGGAATGGAGCAGATGGACTATTGGGACCGTAATGCGCCCCTTCCCGAGACATCGGATGCGACCATTCCGTGGAGCGAGGCGCGTGACACCGTACTGTCAGCCTACAGCGCCTTCGCGCCGGAAATGGCGGCCATCGCCAGGGACTTCTTCGACAAGGGCTGGATCGACGCGCCGGTGCGCCTCGGCAAGGCCCCGGGCGCCTTCGCCCATCCGACCGTGCCCTCCGCGCACCCTTACGTGCTCGTCAACTACATGGGCAAGCCGCGCGACGTGATGACGCTCGCCCACGAGCTTGGCCATGGCGTGCACCAGGTTCTGGCCGGCGGCCAGGGCGCGCTGATGGCCTCGACGCCGCTGACGCTTGCCGAGACCGCCTCCGTCTTCGGCGAGATGCTGACCTTCCGCAGCCTGCTCGACAAGACGAAGGACAAGCGCGAGCGCAAGGCCATGCTCGCCCAGAAGGTGGAGGACATGATCAATACGGTCGTGCGCCAGATCGCCTTCTACGAATTCGAGCGCAAGGTGCACACCGCCCGCAAGGAAGGCGAACTCACCAGCGACCAGATCGGTGAACTCTGGCTCTCCGTGCAGGGCGAAAGCCTCGGCCCGGCGATCCGCATTTCCGAGGGCTACGAGACCTACTGGGCCTATATCCCCCACTTCATCCACTCGCCGTTCTACGTCTATGCCTATGCCTTCGGCGACTGCCTGGTGAACTCGCTCTATGCCGTCTACCAACAGGCCGAGACCGGCTTCCAGGCGAAGTATTTCGACCTCCTCAAGGCCGGCGGCACCAAGCATCACACCGAACTCCTCAAGCCCTTCGGCCTCGATGCGAGCGATCCGTCGTTCTGGAGCAAGGGACTGTCGATGATCGAGGGGCTGATCGACGAACTGGAAGCGCTTGATAAGGCGTCATCTTAA
- a CDS encoding aminotransferase class IV family protein, with translation MPAESALRRGGPMDLSLIETLRWEPGTGFVRLERHLARLARSAEALGLPGAEKARDALFAVLPPSALPGISPTRGEIGKRQGHLSTAATEMGKASPHPISPPVGEMPGRAEGGAPQPQPLRIRLELFPDGRIDVQTAAFTLLAADAVWRVKLATTRLSSADPLLRHKTSRRVLYAAARAEFPTTEAEEVILLNERGELCEGTITSLFLDDGTGPLKTPPLASGLLAGVLREELLETGSAVEAVLRPEDLAGGTILVGNSLRGLIRCVLA, from the coding sequence ATGCCTGCTGAAAGCGCGCTTCGCCGTGGGGGACCAATGGATCTCTCGCTGATCGAGACCCTGCGCTGGGAACCCGGCACTGGCTTCGTGCGACTGGAGCGGCACTTGGCGCGGCTGGCGCGGTCGGCGGAGGCGCTCGGATTGCCGGGGGCGGAGAAGGCACGGGACGCCCTGTTCGCTGTGCTACCCCCCTCTGCCCTGCCGGGCATCTCCCCCACGAGGGGGGAGATTGGCAAGAGGCAAGGTCATCTCTCAACCGCGGCCACTGAAATGGGCAAGGCGTCCCCCCATCCAATCTCCCCCCCTGTGGGGGAGATGCCCGGCAGGGCAGAGGGGGGTGCGCCGCAACCGCAACCCCTCCGTATCCGCCTCGAACTCTTCCCCGATGGCCGGATCGACGTGCAGACCGCAGCCTTCACACTCCTTGCGGCGGATGCGGTCTGGCGCGTGAAGCTCGCCACCACCCGCCTCTCCTCCGCCGATCCGCTGCTGCGCCACAAGACATCCCGCCGCGTCCTCTACGCCGCGGCACGCGCCGAATTCCCCACGACCGAGGCCGAGGAAGTCATCCTCCTCAACGAGCGCGGCGAACTCTGCGAGGGCACCATCACCTCGCTGTTCCTCGACGACGGCACCGGCCCGCTGAAGACCCCGCCGCTCGCCTCGGGCCTGCTCGCCGGCGTTCTGCGCGAGGAGCTGCTGGAAACCGGCAGCGCCGTCGAGGCGGTGCTGCGGCCGGAGGACCTTGCCGGCGGCACGATCCTCGTCGGCAATTCGCTGCGCGGCCTGATCCGCTGCGTCCTCGCCTGA
- the hemH gene encoding ferrochelatase encodes MDIAAKPANHPTVKHGKVGVLLVNLGTPDGTDYTSMRRYLKEFLTDKRVIEWPRIAWYPILFGIVLNTRPGKVGKAYETIWNKERNESFLRTYTRSQAELMAKSLAEHPNVVVDWAMRYGQPSIASRMEYLQKEGCERILVFPLYPQYAAATTATVNDKAFETLLKMRWQPALRTVPPYHDDPAYIDALAVSIEKHIAGLDWEPERVLASFHGIPKSYFEKGDPYYCQCQKTARLLRERLGWSAEKLVLTFQSRFGPEEWLQPYTDKTVEKLAEEGIKRIAVFNPGFVSDCLETLEEIAEQAAESFLHNGGEKFSHIPCLNDSPEGMAVLEKVVRRELSGWV; translated from the coding sequence ATGGACATCGCCGCCAAGCCCGCCAACCATCCGACCGTCAAGCATGGCAAGGTCGGCGTGCTGCTCGTCAATCTCGGCACGCCGGACGGCACCGACTACACCTCGATGAGGCGCTACCTGAAGGAGTTCCTGACCGACAAGCGCGTCATCGAATGGCCGAGGATCGCCTGGTATCCCATCCTCTTCGGCATCGTGCTCAACACGCGCCCCGGCAAGGTCGGCAAGGCTTATGAGACGATCTGGAACAAGGAACGGAACGAGAGCTTCCTGCGCACCTATACCCGCAGCCAGGCCGAGCTGATGGCGAAGTCGCTCGCCGAGCACCCGAATGTCGTCGTCGACTGGGCGATGCGCTACGGTCAGCCCTCCATCGCCTCGCGCATGGAATATCTTCAGAAGGAAGGATGCGAGCGCATCCTCGTCTTCCCGCTCTATCCGCAATATGCGGCGGCGACGACGGCGACCGTCAACGACAAGGCCTTCGAGACCTTGCTGAAGATGCGCTGGCAGCCGGCGCTGCGCACCGTGCCGCCCTATCACGACGATCCCGCCTATATCGACGCCCTCGCCGTCTCCATCGAAAAGCACATCGCCGGCCTCGACTGGGAGCCGGAGCGGGTGCTCGCCTCCTTCCACGGCATTCCGAAAAGCTATTTCGAGAAGGGCGACCCTTATTACTGCCAGTGCCAGAAGACCGCGCGGCTGCTGCGCGAACGCCTCGGCTGGTCGGCGGAGAAGCTGGTCCTCACCTTCCAGTCCCGCTTCGGCCCGGAGGAATGGCTCCAGCCCTATACGGACAAGACCGTCGAGAAGCTGGCCGAGGAGGGCATCAAGCGCATCGCCGTCTTCAATCCGGGCTTCGTTTCCGACTGCCTCGAGACGCTGGAGGAGATCGCCGAGCAGGCCGCCGAGAGCTTCCTGCACAATGGCGGCGAGAAGTTCTCGCACATCCCTTGCCTGAACGATTCCCCGGAAGGCATGGCCGTTCTGGAAAAGGTGGTGCGCCGGGAGCTTTCCGGCTGGGTCTGA
- the omp10 gene encoding outer membrane lipoprotein Omp10, whose protein sequence is MKPIAALSLLAAAAALASCQTEPAPRSLPVAQQPMQQGVEGAWVDPNGIVSTFSSGTFTTRTTDTNQLLASGTYIKTSPTLVEINMTSLVRNTQSKVNCALVSQHQLNCTTAEGAQFSLARRT, encoded by the coding sequence ATGAAGCCGATCGCAGCCCTCAGCCTGCTTGCCGCCGCCGCAGCGCTTGCTTCGTGCCAGACGGAACCGGCGCCGCGCAGCCTTCCGGTCGCCCAGCAGCCCATGCAGCAGGGCGTCGAGGGCGCCTGGGTCGATCCGAACGGCATCGTCTCGACCTTCTCGAGCGGCACCTTCACGACGCGCACGACCGACACGAACCAGCTCCTCGCCTCCGGCACCTATATCAAGACCTCGCCGACACTGGTCGAGATCAACATGACCTCGCTGGTGCGCAACACGCAGTCCAAGGTCAATTGCGCGCTGGTCAGTCAGCACCAGCTCAACTGCACCACGGCCGAAGGGGCGCAGTTCTCGCTGGCGCGCCGCACCTGA
- a CDS encoding aminodeoxychorismate synthase component I codes for MTDRERFVLLRDDREDRTVVFADPLAVVTVRERAGFEPAFAALQAAHEKGHWIAGFMSYEAGHLFEKKLAPLAEENRPTPLMSFGIFEKPADDHPLATPRQRVENEPFLTDPRADWDFGTYRGRFDRLHQHLRQGDCYQANLTMPIRARWNGDPLAAFWSLIERQPVHYGAFVSLDGPKLLSRSPELFFDIDREGWIETHPMKGTAPRGGSATEDERIIAAMQADPKSQAENRMIVDLLRNDISRITEVGTLHVPKLFAVETYPTVHQMVSHVRAKLTAGISIRDIFAALFPCGSITGAPKMRAMEILHDLEDGPRDAYCGAIGMIAPDGTMRFNVAIRTISLFEDGNAVFNVGGGIVFDSTAEAEYEECLLKARFAVGDQWISR; via the coding sequence ATGACAGACCGCGAACGCTTTGTGCTCCTCAGGGACGACCGTGAGGATCGGACGGTGGTTTTCGCCGATCCGCTCGCGGTCGTCACCGTGCGCGAGCGCGCCGGCTTCGAGCCCGCCTTCGCGGCCCTTCAGGCCGCCCATGAAAAAGGCCACTGGATCGCCGGCTTCATGAGCTACGAGGCCGGCCATCTCTTCGAGAAGAAGCTGGCCCCGCTCGCCGAGGAGAACCGCCCGACCCCGCTGATGAGCTTCGGCATCTTCGAAAAGCCGGCGGACGATCACCCGCTTGCAACGCCGCGGCAACGTGTCGAAAACGAACCCTTCCTCACCGATCCCAGAGCCGACTGGGATTTCGGGACCTACCGTGGCCGCTTCGATCGCCTGCACCAGCACCTCCGGCAGGGCGATTGCTACCAGGCAAACCTCACCATGCCGATCCGCGCCCGCTGGAACGGCGACCCGCTCGCCGCCTTCTGGTCGCTGATCGAGCGCCAGCCCGTGCACTACGGCGCCTTCGTCTCGCTGGACGGGCCGAAACTGCTCTCCCGCTCACCGGAACTCTTCTTCGATATAGACAGGGAAGGCTGGATCGAGACGCACCCGATGAAGGGCACCGCGCCGCGTGGGGGCAGCGCGACCGAGGACGAGCGCATCATCGCCGCCATGCAGGCCGATCCGAAATCGCAGGCGGAAAACCGCATGATCGTCGACCTGCTGCGCAACGACATCTCGCGCATCACCGAGGTCGGCACGCTGCACGTCCCGAAACTCTTCGCGGTCGAGACCTACCCGACCGTGCATCAGATGGTGAGCCATGTCCGGGCGAAGCTGACGGCGGGCATCTCCATCCGCGATATCTTCGCCGCCCTCTTCCCCTGCGGCTCGATCACCGGCGCGCCGAAGATGCGCGCCATGGAAATCCTGCACGACCTGGAGGACGGCCCGCGCGACGCCTATTGCGGCGCCATCGGCATGATCGCCCCCGACGGCACCATGCGCTTCAACGTCGCCATCCGCACCATCTCGCTCTTCGAGGACGGCAACGCCGTCTTCAATGTCGGCGGCGGCATCGTCTTCGATTCCACCGCAGAGGCGGAATATGAGGAATGCCTGCTGAAAGCGCGCTTCGCCGTGGGGGACCAATGGATCTCTCGCTGA
- a CDS encoding 5'-nucleotidase C-terminal domain-containing protein, with protein sequence MTLIRSGLLAASLIALSSGAAFADYELNILHINDLHSRIEAINKFDSTCSAEEEGKGECFGGVARLKAAIDAERQKLSGRNVLLLNAGDNFQGSLFYTTYKGAAEAEFLNLMKFDAMTVGNHEFDDSEDGLATFLDKVQFPVVTANVAAGASSKIGDRIKPFIVIEQGGQKIGIVGAVANDTEELSSPGPNVLIGNDVADITAAVAELKKEGVDKIVALTHVGYPRDLAAIAKIPDVDVVVGGHSHSFLSSTSDKAEGPYPTMVDNPGGYKVPVVQAGAYSKYLGNLKVVFDDAGVVKEATGAPITIDSSIKPDEAVLARIKELSGPIDELKNKIVAETAEPIDGSRETCRAAECAMGNLVADAILDRTKNQGMTVAITNGGGLRSSIDAGPVSMGEVLSVLPFQNTVATFQLKGADLVAALENGLSQIEEGAGRFPQVSGLKYAFDKSKPAGSRVVSVEVKEGDAFAPLDPGKTYGVASNNYLRAGGDGYAIFAKAAVNPYDFGPNLELVVADYLSAHRPYKPYTDGRITEAAATGMAEGATGAETKPATDGETATPADSSTTATEGAATTGNTGSGTTTTGSEAAATTAEGSVAAGGRHVIARGDTLWDLAKAAYGDGTLWRRIAEANDNPRPRALHIGRELSIPAK encoded by the coding sequence ATGACGCTTATCCGATCCGGCCTTCTGGCCGCCTCCCTCATCGCGCTCTCCAGCGGTGCGGCATTCGCCGATTACGAGCTGAACATCCTGCATATCAACGACCTGCACTCGCGTATCGAGGCGATCAACAAGTTCGATTCGACCTGCTCGGCCGAAGAGGAAGGCAAGGGCGAATGCTTCGGCGGCGTCGCGCGCCTGAAAGCCGCCATCGATGCCGAGCGCCAGAAGCTTTCCGGCAGGAACGTGCTGCTCCTCAATGCCGGCGACAATTTTCAGGGCTCGCTCTTCTACACGACCTACAAGGGCGCGGCGGAAGCCGAGTTTCTCAACCTCATGAAGTTCGACGCCATGACCGTCGGCAACCATGAATTCGACGACAGCGAGGACGGCCTTGCCACCTTCCTCGACAAGGTCCAGTTCCCCGTCGTCACCGCCAATGTCGCGGCCGGCGCCAGCTCCAAGATCGGCGACCGCATCAAGCCCTTCATCGTCATCGAGCAGGGCGGCCAGAAGATCGGCATCGTCGGCGCGGTCGCCAACGACACCGAGGAACTCTCGTCCCCCGGTCCGAACGTGCTGATCGGCAACGATGTCGCCGACATCACCGCCGCCGTCGCCGAGTTGAAGAAGGAGGGCGTCGACAAGATCGTCGCGCTCACCCATGTCGGCTATCCGCGCGACCTCGCCGCCATCGCCAAGATCCCGGATGTCGACGTCGTGGTCGGCGGCCACTCCCACAGCTTCCTTTCCAGCACGTCGGACAAGGCGGAAGGCCCCTATCCGACGATGGTCGACAATCCCGGCGGCTACAAGGTGCCCGTCGTGCAGGCCGGCGCCTATTCGAAATATCTCGGCAACCTGAAGGTCGTCTTCGACGATGCCGGCGTGGTGAAGGAAGCGACCGGCGCGCCGATCACCATCGATTCCTCCATCAAGCCCGACGAGGCCGTCCTTGCCCGCATCAAGGAACTGTCCGGCCCCATCGACGAGCTGAAGAACAAGATCGTCGCGGAAACCGCCGAGCCGATCGACGGCTCGCGCGAAACCTGCCGCGCCGCCGAATGCGCCATGGGCAACCTCGTGGCCGACGCCATCCTCGACCGCACGAAGAACCAGGGGATGACCGTCGCCATCACCAATGGCGGGGGGCTGCGTTCCTCCATCGATGCCGGGCCGGTCTCCATGGGCGAGGTGCTCTCGGTGCTGCCCTTCCAGAACACCGTCGCGACCTTCCAGCTCAAGGGCGCCGACCTCGTCGCCGCGCTCGAAAACGGCCTCAGCCAGATCGAGGAAGGCGCGGGCCGCTTCCCGCAGGTCTCCGGCCTGAAATACGCCTTCGACAAGTCGAAGCCGGCCGGCAGCCGTGTCGTCTCGGTAGAGGTGAAGGAGGGCGATGCCTTCGCGCCGCTCGATCCGGGCAAGACCTACGGCGTCGCCTCCAACAACTATTTGCGTGCCGGCGGCGACGGCTATGCCATCTTCGCGAAGGCCGCCGTGAATCCCTATGACTTCGGCCCGAACCTGGAACTGGTGGTCGCCGACTACCTCTCCGCCCACCGCCCCTACAAGCCATACACCGACGGCCGCATCACCGAGGCCGCCGCCACCGGCATGGCGGAAGGCGCAACCGGAGCCGAGACGAAGCCGGCCACCGATGGCGAGACGGCAACGCCCGCCGATAGCAGCACGACCGCGACGGAAGGCGCGGCGACGACCGGCAATACCGGGTCCGGCACCACAACGACGGGATCGGAAGCAGCCGCCACGACGGCCGAAGGCAGCGTCGCAGCAGGCGGCAGGCACGTCATCGCACGCGGCGACACGCTCTGGGATCTAGCCAAGGCCGCTTATGGCGATGGCACGCTGTGGCGCAGGATCGCCGAAGCCAACGATAATCCGCGTCCGCGCGCGCTCCATATCGGCAGGGAGCTCTCGATTCCCGCCAAATAA